A region of uncultured Anaeromusa sp. DNA encodes the following proteins:
- a CDS encoding NADH-quinone oxidoreductase subunit C, whose translation MQSHDVLPVNWQAQIAQLHGRNYQLSALFANDERALHGVYAIYAVFFQAQEQALQLLRLPLASDSPSFPSITAIFPGAAWYEREIHDLFGLSPVGHPDLRPLVLHHARGVFPLRKDAGAAIPPAGEAFPVPRASGDGLFETPVGPIHAGIIEPGHFRFTQAGETVLHLEARLFYTHRGVEKALEGRTVSQALHGVERVCGACSVTHAMAFCQAVETLCQQEIPPRAAMLRLIACELERLYNHLGDMGNLCAGVGFHAGVSIGSRLKEDCQRWNERLSGHRFLRSWIAPGGVSRDINEKDQQELLQFLGQLEEKVKNFIDLLAGHDALSQRTETTGILPHKAAWELGVVGPAARASGVDIDLRRDLPYGAYRILQPHIPVRKEGDVAARLFLRADETLESLLLLIQALRRLPAGPIQTPIPPLPPPGSALGWAESPRGGEFIWLQIDSSGHLSRLFLRSASYPNWMAVPLTVPGNIIPDFPLINKSFELCYACLDR comes from the coding sequence ATGCAAAGCCATGATGTCTTACCCGTAAATTGGCAAGCGCAAATCGCTCAGCTCCACGGACGCAATTATCAATTGTCCGCCTTATTCGCTAACGATGAAAGAGCGTTACATGGCGTTTATGCAATATATGCCGTGTTTTTCCAAGCCCAAGAGCAGGCTTTGCAGTTGCTGCGCCTGCCGCTTGCCTCTGATTCCCCCTCGTTTCCCAGCATTACCGCTATCTTTCCCGGAGCCGCCTGGTACGAACGGGAAATTCACGATTTATTTGGTCTCTCCCCAGTTGGCCATCCTGACTTGCGCCCGCTGGTGCTCCACCATGCGCGCGGCGTTTTTCCGCTGCGTAAAGATGCTGGCGCGGCGATACCGCCCGCAGGCGAAGCCTTCCCGGTCCCACGGGCCAGCGGCGATGGTCTTTTTGAAACGCCAGTCGGCCCCATTCACGCCGGCATCATTGAACCGGGACATTTTCGTTTCACCCAAGCGGGTGAAACCGTACTCCATTTAGAAGCACGTCTTTTCTACACGCACCGCGGCGTAGAAAAAGCCCTAGAAGGCCGCACCGTCAGCCAGGCTCTTCATGGCGTAGAACGTGTCTGCGGCGCTTGCAGCGTCACCCATGCTATGGCTTTTTGTCAGGCGGTTGAGACGCTTTGCCAGCAGGAAATCCCGCCCCGTGCCGCTATGCTGCGTCTTATCGCTTGCGAACTGGAACGTCTTTATAACCATTTAGGGGATATGGGAAATCTCTGCGCCGGCGTTGGTTTTCACGCTGGCGTCAGCATCGGCAGTCGCTTGAAAGAAGATTGTCAGCGCTGGAACGAAAGACTCTCTGGTCACCGTTTCTTGCGAAGCTGGATTGCGCCCGGCGGCGTATCCCGCGACATTAATGAAAAAGACCAGCAAGAGTTGCTGCAATTTCTAGGGCAGCTTGAAGAAAAAGTGAAAAACTTTATCGATCTCTTAGCCGGACATGACGCTTTAAGTCAGCGCACGGAAACCACCGGCATTTTGCCTCATAAAGCAGCCTGGGAACTGGGGGTAGTAGGTCCTGCCGCGCGCGCTTCCGGCGTGGACATCGACTTGCGACGCGATCTTCCCTACGGCGCTTACCGAATCTTACAGCCGCACATTCCTGTACGCAAAGAAGGAGATGTAGCTGCCCGGCTTTTTTTGCGAGCCGACGAAACCCTGGAAAGCTTGCTGCTTTTAATCCAAGCACTGCGCCGTTTGCCTGCAGGCCCCATCCAAACACCCATTCCGCCCTTGCCTCCGCCAGGCAGCGCCTTGGGTTGGGCAGAGTCTCCCCGCGGCGGCGAATTCATCTGGCTGCAAATTGATAGCAGCGGTCATCTATCCCGCCTCTTCCTGCGCTCTGCTTCTTACCCCAACTGGATGGCCGTACCGCTTACCGTGCCGGGAAACATCATTCCTGACTTTCCTTTAATCAATAAAAGCTTCGAGCTGTGTTACGCTTGTCTCGACCGTTAG
- the nuoB gene encoding NADH-quinone oxidoreductase subunit NuoB, translated as MWKLLNTILQTGCVTESTAAPSPLTLRGRLQQTESCSQCHHCVGACPTGALTTQPDWQWNPERCTFCGLCLEACERQLLQHVPESYHAFHTALGKELAAETHRIFGRSLAIRHLDVGSCNACDFEMAALGNPYYDLARYGISFVASPRHADLLMVTGGVTHHLKDAVLRTYEAMSEPKRVLTVGTCSSGGCVNGAPYALAGKVEDFIPVHMKLPGCPPRPQALLYALLLLIGRKP; from the coding sequence ATGTGGAAATTGCTAAACACCATTTTGCAAACCGGTTGTGTTACCGAAAGCACAGCCGCCCCCTCGCCGCTCACGCTGCGTGGACGGCTGCAGCAAACGGAAAGCTGCAGTCAATGCCATCATTGCGTAGGCGCCTGTCCCACAGGTGCCCTTACTACGCAGCCTGACTGGCAGTGGAATCCGGAACGCTGCACTTTTTGCGGTCTTTGCCTGGAAGCTTGCGAACGCCAACTGCTGCAGCATGTTCCAGAAAGTTATCATGCCTTTCATACGGCTTTAGGTAAAGAGCTCGCCGCGGAAACGCACCGCATATTCGGTCGTTCACTGGCGATCCGTCACCTAGACGTAGGCTCCTGCAATGCTTGCGATTTCGAGATGGCCGCTCTGGGCAATCCATATTACGACCTGGCGCGCTACGGCATTTCTTTTGTCGCCTCGCCTCGTCACGCCGACCTTTTAATGGTCACCGGCGGTGTTACTCATCACTTAAAAGATGCCGTTTTGCGCACCTATGAAGCCATGTCGGAACCCAAGCGCGTCCTGACCGTAGGCACCTGTTCTTCCGGAGGCTGCGTTAATGGCGCTCCTTACGCGTTAGCCGGAAAGGTGGAAGATTTTATCCCTGTACACATGAAGCTTCCCGGCTGCCCGCCTCGACCCCAAGCCTTGCTATACGCTCTTTTGCTGCTCATCGGCCGCAAGCCTTAG
- a CDS encoding carbon-nitrogen hydrolase family protein has translation MKANKNFYVGLCQMATRVDKEENLRQAQQMVQQAAQEGCRLVVLPEMFSCPYQAVLFPKYAEAAEEETVRRMSEWAKENGVVLVGGSIPERDEAGRVYNTSFVFDEQGKLLGRHRKMHLFDVEIAEGTCFKESDTLTAGQELTLCETSVGILGIGVCYDMRFGAMAGEMVRRGADLLIYPAAFGWTTGPAHWELTLRARAVDHQVFVIGAAPAKLAGSVYEAYGHSLVVDPWGRILFQADETEQLVKVKIDRALQKKVRAELPLLQHSREDYRILP, from the coding sequence ATGAAGGCAAATAAAAATTTTTATGTGGGCCTTTGTCAGATGGCTACACGCGTTGATAAGGAAGAAAACCTGCGACAGGCGCAGCAAATGGTGCAACAGGCGGCCCAGGAAGGTTGTCGCTTGGTAGTATTGCCGGAAATGTTCAGCTGCCCTTATCAGGCCGTGCTGTTTCCTAAATATGCAGAAGCGGCGGAGGAAGAAACAGTAAGACGCATGAGTGAATGGGCTAAGGAGAACGGCGTCGTGTTGGTAGGCGGTTCCATTCCAGAGCGCGATGAAGCGGGGCGCGTCTATAATACGTCGTTTGTTTTTGATGAACAAGGAAAGCTGTTAGGGCGGCACCGGAAAATGCATTTGTTTGATGTAGAAATTGCAGAGGGAACCTGTTTTAAAGAATCGGATACTCTAACTGCTGGGCAAGAGCTGACACTTTGTGAAACATCAGTAGGAATTTTGGGAATTGGTGTTTGCTATGATATGCGTTTTGGCGCCATGGCCGGAGAAATGGTGCGGCGCGGTGCCGATCTGCTGATTTACCCTGCTGCGTTTGGCTGGACGACTGGGCCGGCTCATTGGGAACTGACGCTGCGGGCCAGAGCAGTAGATCATCAGGTCTTTGTGATCGGTGCGGCGCCGGCTAAACTAGCTGGTTCTGTATATGAAGCATATGGTCATTCTCTAGTGGTGGATCCCTGGGGACGGATTTTGTTCCAAGCCGATGAAACAGAGCAACTGGTGAAAGTGAAAATTGACCGTGCTTTGCAGAAAAAGGTGCGCGCCGAATTGCCGCTATTGCAACACAGCCGAGAAGATTACCGTATTCTGCCGTAG
- a CDS encoding type II asparaginase has product MNRKVLVTLAVLVVFLCSMQVAFAAEPSNNHLPNIKILATGGTIAGSGATSTTTVGYTAAVVPVDALINNVPELKKVANVSGEQIAQIASENMTNKVWLKLAKRINELLASDDVDGIVVTHGTDTIEETAYFLNLVVKSEKPVVIVGAMRPPTAMSADGPMNLYNAVVIAGTKEAQNKGVLVCLNDAINGAREVTKTNTSLLDTFRAPELGYLGYMQGGKAYFYRESTRKHTTKSEFDITGLTDLPRVDIVYGYANNSRDGLDAFVAHGAKGIVHAGVGDGSLFTEVKQGLIDARKQGVVIVRSSRVGNGILARNGEANDDELDFVASDTLNPQKSRILLMLALTKTHDTKEIQRMFWEY; this is encoded by the coding sequence ATGAATCGGAAAGTTCTTGTCACCCTAGCTGTCCTGGTCGTCTTCCTCTGCAGCATGCAAGTAGCCTTTGCCGCAGAACCGAGTAACAATCATCTGCCCAATATCAAAATCCTTGCCACAGGCGGCACTATTGCCGGCTCTGGAGCCACCAGCACTACCACGGTTGGCTACACAGCTGCCGTAGTTCCCGTGGACGCGCTCATTAACAATGTCCCGGAACTTAAGAAAGTAGCCAATGTCAGCGGCGAACAGATTGCACAAATCGCCAGCGAAAACATGACCAACAAAGTTTGGCTGAAACTGGCTAAACGCATCAATGAACTTCTGGCGTCCGATGATGTGGACGGAATTGTCGTCACCCACGGCACTGACACCATCGAAGAAACGGCCTATTTCCTAAATCTAGTTGTTAAAAGCGAAAAACCGGTTGTCATCGTTGGCGCCATGCGCCCGCCAACAGCCATGAGCGCTGACGGCCCGATGAACCTGTACAATGCCGTCGTCATCGCCGGCACCAAAGAAGCCCAGAACAAAGGCGTTCTAGTCTGCTTGAACGACGCAATCAATGGCGCCCGGGAAGTAACCAAAACCAACACTTCTCTGTTGGACACCTTCCGCGCCCCGGAGCTTGGCTACCTCGGCTACATGCAAGGCGGCAAAGCCTACTTCTATCGTGAATCCACCCGGAAACATACAACCAAAAGCGAATTCGATATTACTGGCCTCACCGATCTGCCTCGCGTAGATATCGTCTATGGCTATGCTAACAATTCCCGCGATGGCCTTGACGCCTTTGTCGCTCATGGCGCTAAAGGAATTGTCCATGCCGGCGTAGGCGACGGCAGCCTCTTCACCGAAGTAAAGCAAGGTCTGATTGACGCACGCAAACAAGGCGTCGTCATCGTCCGCAGCTCTCGCGTAGGCAATGGCATTTTGGCCCGCAATGGCGAAGCTAACGATGATGAGCTTGACTTTGTTGCTTCGGATACCCTCAATCCTCAAAAATCTCGCATTTTGTTAATGCTGGCTTTGACGAAAACCCACGACACCAAAGAAATTCAACGCATGTTCTGGGAATACTAA
- a CDS encoding AI-2E family transporter, with product MFSLNRTKEFLVFGVLLLFLILTVSLLARPLFIVLFVATLLSVLLKPLVQLLRKKLPESLAIALALGGFFLLFVLILAFITGSILPALTNFVKDMPNIAENMTSFATMLAAQHPWLGSTEFIQEQANQVLQAATEWSLSFAKASIGPILQTSSNLAEMIGIPIITFYFLKDASKGRNGVKKLFPKAGEAIQNFCDQATFMLGKYIQGQMAVSLISGLSVLAVGGLLGVNHIVLFAFLSAVGEWIPVVGPIVASLLAITTVLIQDPLMATKLLVFYVIMFKLNHNLIYPTLVGKATKLHPAFIMIGVLFAGHISGVFGMLIIVPTLAILYIYFSAVYSLGKEE from the coding sequence ATGTTTTCTTTAAATAGAACCAAGGAGTTTCTTGTATTTGGGGTATTGCTGCTTTTTTTAATTTTAACGGTATCGTTATTGGCCAGGCCTCTTTTTATTGTTTTGTTTGTTGCTACGCTGCTGTCGGTTTTATTAAAGCCGCTGGTACAGCTTTTGCGCAAAAAGCTGCCAGAATCCTTGGCGATTGCCCTGGCGTTGGGGGGATTTTTTCTTTTGTTCGTTTTGATTTTGGCGTTTATTACGGGCAGTATTTTGCCGGCGTTGACTAATTTTGTAAAAGACATGCCGAACATAGCCGAAAATATGACTTCTTTTGCTACTATGCTGGCAGCGCAGCATCCTTGGCTAGGGTCAACTGAATTTATTCAAGAACAGGCCAATCAGGTATTGCAAGCGGCTACAGAATGGTCTCTTTCCTTTGCGAAAGCTTCGATTGGACCGATTTTACAGACCAGCTCCAATTTGGCGGAAATGATCGGGATTCCGATTATTACTTTCTATTTTCTGAAGGATGCCAGCAAAGGACGTAACGGAGTGAAAAAATTGTTTCCCAAGGCTGGCGAGGCCATTCAAAACTTTTGCGATCAAGCGACGTTTATGTTAGGAAAGTATATTCAAGGCCAAATGGCGGTGTCTCTTATTTCAGGCCTGTCGGTATTGGCAGTAGGGGGGCTGCTAGGGGTTAATCATATTGTGCTGTTCGCTTTCTTATCGGCAGTGGGTGAGTGGATTCCGGTGGTAGGGCCGATCGTCGCTTCTTTGCTGGCGATTACGACGGTTTTAATACAAGACCCATTGATGGCGACGAAGCTGCTGGTGTTTTATGTTATTATGTTTAAGCTGAATCATAATCTGATCTATCCGACACTGGTCGGTAAGGCGACAAAGCTGCATCCGGCGTTTATTATGATTGGCGTTTTGTTTGCCGGGCATATTAGCGGTGTTTTTGGCATGCTGATTATTGTGCCGACCTTGGCGATTTTGTATATTTACTTTTCGGCTGTGTATTCTTTGGGAAAAGAGGAGTAA
- a CDS encoding 4Fe-4S double cluster binding domain-containing protein codes for MQGELEKQRSVIAMLAGISDLLYGFADVGVDLPSELKELPYAVSIGIPLPDAIMDPVVDGPNQVYYDAYLSVNERLDALTRQIQQAIEQKGYRAHAFASSERTDFVNVAGDFPHKTAAVKSGLGWLGRSSLLITRRFGPRIRISTVITDLPLPIQDFSKSNFCGNCRRCVEACPAQAIVGNAWSIGALRESLVDVKKCDAWKIKNYPQFDGLVCGVCVAVCPHGAKKKT; via the coding sequence ATGCAAGGAGAGCTGGAAAAACAACGAAGCGTTATAGCGATGCTGGCAGGAATATCTGATTTGCTATACGGGTTTGCTGATGTTGGAGTGGACTTGCCGTCGGAATTAAAAGAACTGCCCTACGCAGTTTCCATCGGCATACCCCTTCCGGATGCGATTATGGATCCAGTTGTAGACGGACCTAATCAGGTATATTATGATGCATATCTTAGCGTTAACGAGCGTCTTGATGCGTTGACCCGGCAAATCCAGCAGGCAATCGAGCAAAAGGGATATCGCGCTCATGCGTTTGCCTCTTCCGAAAGAACGGATTTTGTGAATGTCGCTGGTGATTTTCCACATAAAACGGCTGCCGTCAAAAGCGGCCTGGGCTGGCTAGGGAGAAGCTCGCTTTTGATTACCAGAAGGTTCGGCCCTAGGATTCGGATTTCTACGGTAATTACCGACTTGCCCTTGCCAATTCAGGATTTTTCTAAAAGCAACTTCTGCGGCAACTGCCGGCGGTGCGTAGAAGCTTGCCCGGCGCAGGCCATTGTGGGTAATGCCTGGTCTATAGGAGCTTTGCGAGAAAGCTTGGTCGATGTAAAAAAATGCGACGCTTGGAAAATTAAAAACTATCCGCAATTTGACGGACTGGTTTGCGGCGTCTGCGTGGCAGTTTGTCCGCATGGCGCTAAAAAGAAAACCTAA
- a CDS encoding LysR family transcriptional regulator, whose amino-acid sequence MDIQLLKTFRVVARLGNITQAAELLNFTQPAVSAQIRALEEHFGVPLFERIGKRLYITEAGSYLVEPAEKMLALYSETFHHLGSIAAGAPTRIALSTNYINHILSPALLKLQAAKAAGTVCVEICANSKAVLQGLKSNQYDIGLVHDYIEEKNLDTVTLRSDELVWCGHKSILSQGEHSKLTDHPIINFRPGCTFRKLCDGLLQKHGLTYAFEYSDFDAVTSAMAEGLGIALLPRVIIKNEREIVVLKQVAEAQITLWAITRQDKRLSSSLMSLIQLLQEP is encoded by the coding sequence ATGGATATTCAATTATTAAAAACTTTTCGTGTGGTCGCTCGGTTGGGGAACATTACGCAAGCTGCGGAGCTGCTGAATTTTACGCAGCCCGCCGTATCGGCGCAAATTCGGGCGCTGGAAGAACATTTTGGCGTTCCCTTGTTTGAACGGATTGGGAAGAGGCTCTATATAACCGAAGCAGGCAGTTATTTAGTAGAACCGGCGGAAAAGATGCTGGCGCTTTATAGTGAAACTTTCCATCATCTTGGCAGTATCGCCGCAGGGGCACCTACTAGAATTGCCTTATCCACTAATTATATTAACCACATTCTATCGCCCGCTTTATTGAAATTGCAAGCAGCCAAGGCAGCGGGAACCGTATGCGTTGAGATTTGCGCCAATTCAAAAGCGGTGTTGCAAGGTTTAAAGAGCAATCAATATGACATCGGCCTTGTGCATGACTATATTGAGGAAAAGAATCTTGATACTGTAACCCTTCGTTCGGATGAGCTTGTTTGGTGCGGTCATAAAAGTATTCTATCCCAAGGAGAGCATTCCAAGCTTACGGATCACCCTATTATCAATTTTCGACCGGGCTGTACGTTTCGCAAGCTCTGTGATGGCTTGCTGCAAAAGCATGGCTTGACCTATGCGTTTGAATACAGCGATTTTGACGCCGTAACAAGCGCCATGGCCGAAGGTTTAGGAATCGCTTTGCTGCCGCGCGTTATTATCAAAAACGAAAGAGAAATAGTTGTTTTGAAGCAGGTGGCAGAGGCTCAAATTACTCTTTGGGCGATTACTCGGCAGGATAAGCGTCTTTCTTCTTCCTTAATGTCCCTGATTCAATTGCTTCAGGAACCGTAG
- a CDS encoding IS256 family transposase, protein MAYQNSTVPFEKMLMKFVLDEEPMLSMLKWLCERLMEAEVEGKLGAEKSERSEDRQGYRSGYRVRRFDTRMGTMYLMVPKIRNGGYIPFFVEAKKRSEAALMSVIQEAYVNGISTRKMDRLTKTLGIESISRGQVSVLTKELNEQVEAFRQRKLEATYPVLWVDALYERIRDNRAVKNMAVLVVTGINTEGKRDILAVEPMYEESAATYTKLFDNLKERGIEKVWLVVSDAHKGLVKAARESFVGCSWQRCKVHFMRNILGCVSSRDKKFFAEKLKQIWLQPDYDSAKKYADGLMNEYEGKYPQAIATLEEGLEDSLQFFNFRQIDARKIASTNLLERLNREIRRRTKVVGIFPSMDSYIRLVTSYLIEYSEDWSSGRSYINPMLINEIQQQLSKSA, encoded by the coding sequence ATGGCTTACCAAAATTCTACCGTACCTTTCGAAAAAATGCTAATGAAATTTGTGTTGGACGAAGAACCCATGTTATCGATGCTCAAATGGCTCTGTGAACGGCTTATGGAAGCCGAAGTAGAAGGAAAGCTTGGCGCTGAAAAATCTGAGCGTAGTGAAGACCGCCAAGGATACCGCTCCGGTTATCGGGTTCGCCGCTTCGACACACGAATGGGGACGATGTATTTAATGGTGCCCAAGATTAGAAATGGCGGCTATATCCCCTTCTTTGTAGAAGCCAAGAAGCGTTCGGAAGCCGCTTTAATGAGCGTAATCCAAGAAGCATACGTCAATGGCATTTCAACGCGAAAGATGGATAGGCTGACCAAAACCTTGGGGATTGAGTCTATCTCGCGGGGGCAGGTGTCAGTCCTTACTAAAGAACTAAACGAGCAGGTGGAGGCATTTCGGCAGCGCAAGCTGGAAGCCACGTATCCAGTTCTTTGGGTCGATGCTCTTTACGAGCGGATCCGCGATAATCGCGCAGTTAAAAACATGGCTGTCTTGGTAGTAACAGGCATCAATACAGAAGGCAAGCGTGACATTTTGGCTGTCGAACCGATGTATGAAGAGTCAGCTGCTACTTATACCAAGCTATTTGATAACCTTAAAGAACGTGGTATAGAGAAAGTTTGGCTGGTTGTCTCCGACGCTCATAAAGGCTTAGTCAAAGCGGCTCGCGAGTCCTTTGTCGGCTGCTCCTGGCAACGCTGCAAGGTTCATTTTATGCGTAATATTTTAGGGTGTGTTTCCAGTAGAGATAAGAAATTCTTTGCAGAAAAGCTGAAACAGATTTGGCTCCAACCAGACTATGACAGCGCTAAAAAATATGCCGATGGGCTCATGAACGAGTATGAAGGAAAATATCCGCAAGCCATTGCCACTTTGGAAGAAGGGTTGGAAGACTCCCTTCAATTCTTCAATTTCCGGCAAATTGACGCTCGCAAAATTGCATCCACCAATCTTCTGGAACGGCTAAACAGGGAAATACGCCGTCGCACTAAAGTTGTAGGCATTTTCCCAAGTATGGATTCCTACATTCGCCTAGTGACCAGCTATCTTATCGAATATAGTGAGGACTGGTCTAGCGGGCGTTCTTATATAAATCCTATGCTTATCAACGAAATTCAACAACAGTTGAGCAAGAGCGCTTAG
- a CDS encoding RNA-directed DNA polymerase, producing MSDEMFYFENLLRNEYFPAELPPCFSSETFADKHQIIQGYVNLRTFKPAEPLTFSGYKNINSRRKFAIPNPCQYAKAADVIVCNAATIFQIYNESKVSLTVPLEKEPDKHECYKKPTKRISDSKEKIEKIYQSNLYEIRLDIQSFFDSVYTHSISWAMHTKEVAKQNKNDSSLTGNLIDKCLQNLNSGQTNGILVGNAISRIASEIILCVVDKEIKARIKSSKYLRYVDDYYIFIKDSSMTNDIIAIIRQELAKYGLVLNENKLQINESPFLYGKPWVEQMRAYARLEPKLLLEKAIIEYRLHKDISILKYALKVIRIVSFSAKEWKTVQATIFNLWVRFPSLSNIVTVILKNNEKFVSATLLKRSIYSIIDTHVALKNDEEVIWAIWIAKIFNISLSQEYTKMILDTDNWLAIIVLLDVIYPRKSQTSIKRIINRFRKRIVAEYFSEEQPEENMYADIWLLAYEADKNKWLNNSSDTFMFARKNEFFKILRESNVDFYNGNYQYEKIELKRKASNSMYITRKEIIALFEKCKTSCELEYNNGIVSFEEAKECFYQGISDIISDSEEY from the coding sequence ATGAGTGATGAAATGTTTTACTTTGAAAATTTGTTGAGAAATGAGTACTTTCCTGCAGAGTTGCCTCCTTGTTTTAGCTCGGAAACTTTTGCGGACAAACACCAAATTATACAAGGATATGTTAATTTGCGGACGTTTAAACCTGCAGAACCACTTACTTTTAGTGGCTATAAAAATATAAATTCTCGACGAAAATTTGCTATTCCGAATCCATGCCAGTATGCAAAAGCAGCAGATGTTATTGTTTGTAATGCTGCAACAATATTTCAGATATATAATGAGAGTAAGGTTTCTCTTACAGTCCCTTTGGAAAAAGAACCGGATAAGCATGAATGTTACAAGAAACCAACGAAAAGAATATCTGATAGTAAGGAGAAAATTGAAAAAATCTATCAGAGTAACTTGTATGAAATTAGACTTGATATACAGTCCTTTTTTGATAGTGTGTACACACATAGCATATCATGGGCTATGCATACAAAAGAAGTTGCAAAACAAAATAAAAACGATAGCAGTTTAACGGGAAATTTAATTGATAAATGTCTTCAAAATCTTAACAGTGGACAAACTAATGGTATTTTAGTTGGTAATGCCATCTCGCGGATTGCATCTGAAATAATACTATGTGTAGTTGATAAAGAAATTAAGGCTAGAATTAAGAGTAGCAAGTATCTTAGATATGTTGATGATTATTATATTTTCATAAAAGATAGCTCGATGACGAATGATATAATCGCAATAATCAGGCAAGAATTGGCGAAATATGGGCTTGTATTAAATGAAAACAAATTACAGATCAATGAAAGCCCATTCTTATATGGAAAGCCATGGGTTGAACAGATGAGAGCTTATGCGCGTCTTGAACCTAAGCTTCTTCTCGAGAAGGCAATTATTGAGTATCGATTACATAAAGATATTTCTATTTTAAAATATGCACTTAAAGTTATTCGGATTGTATCTTTTTCAGCGAAAGAATGGAAGACTGTACAAGCGACTATTTTCAATCTATGGGTTAGATTTCCAAGTCTCTCCAATATTGTAACGGTTATTCTCAAAAATAATGAAAAATTTGTGAGTGCTACATTACTAAAAAGATCAATATATTCTATTATAGATACGCACGTAGCTTTGAAGAATGATGAAGAAGTAATATGGGCGATTTGGATTGCGAAAATATTTAATATTTCTTTATCACAAGAATATACAAAGATGATACTTGATACTGATAATTGGTTGGCTATAATAGTTTTGTTAGATGTAATTTATCCCCGAAAATCTCAGACTTCAATAAAGAGAATAATTAATAGATTTAGAAAAAGAATTGTTGCAGAGTATTTTTCAGAGGAACAACCAGAAGAAAATATGTACGCCGATATATGGTTATTAGCATATGAAGCTGATAAAAATAAGTGGCTAAATAATAGTTCTGACACCTTTATGTTTGCGCGTAAAAATGAATTCTTTAAAATACTTAGAGAGTCAAATGTAGATTTTTATAATGGGAACTATCAATATGAAAAAATAGAATTAAAAAGAAAAGCCAGCAATAGTATGTACATTACAAGAAAAGAAATAATAGCATTATTTGAGAAGTGTAAGACATCTTGTGAACTTGAATATAATAATGGCATAGTGAGCTTTGAAGAGGCTAAAGAATGTTTTTACCAGGGAATTAGTGATATCATATCGGATTCTGAAGAATATTAA
- a CDS encoding nucleotidyltransferase, producing the protein MTADEYLYSTISKYHIANVLDDATKSAVIDPLIRVITEWGGNQITNIQLSGSRAKGTAISLSSDIDLFISLKSDTTNSLKEIFETLYDKLAYYNFKSRKQNVSIGVQYKGHSVDLIPAKKRPGNTNDHSLYRNKVESWTQTNITTHIELVKNSGRLSEIVAFKIWRKLHGLEFPSIYLELTVLEALYNKNKNQPTKNFFTVLEYLNTSFVNKKIIDPANSNNTISDDLYKYEKEAIAKKAKECLAAQNWNQIIW; encoded by the coding sequence ATGACTGCTGATGAATACTTATACTCAACTATAAGCAAATATCATATAGCAAATGTGCTTGATGACGCTACCAAAAGCGCTGTAATCGATCCGCTAATAAGGGTCATAACTGAATGGGGCGGTAATCAAATCACAAATATCCAATTATCTGGTTCTCGCGCTAAAGGAACAGCAATATCACTTTCATCTGATATTGATTTATTTATATCTTTAAAGTCTGATACGACAAATTCATTAAAAGAGATTTTCGAAACACTATATGATAAATTGGCATATTATAATTTTAAATCCAGGAAACAAAACGTATCCATAGGAGTTCAATATAAAGGTCACAGCGTTGATTTGATTCCTGCAAAAAAGAGACCCGGAAATACCAACGACCACAGTTTGTATAGAAACAAAGTAGAATCTTGGACTCAAACAAACATTACTACCCATATAGAACTAGTGAAGAATTCCGGAAGATTATCTGAAATTGTTGCATTTAAAATCTGGCGAAAACTACATGGTTTAGAGTTTCCATCCATATACCTCGAACTTACCGTTTTAGAAGCACTTTATAACAAGAATAAAAATCAACCAACTAAAAATTTCTTCACTGTTTTGGAATATTTAAACACCTCATTTGTCAACAAGAAGATTATAGACCCTGCAAATTCTAACAATACTATCTCTGATGATCTCTACAAATATGAAAAAGAAGCCATTGCCAAAAAGGCAAAAGAATGTCTTGCAGCACAAAATTGGAATCAGATAATCTGGTAA